In Rhodothermus marinus DSM 4252, a single genomic region encodes these proteins:
- a CDS encoding alpha/beta fold hydrolase, giving the protein MSRWLFLIVMLGLAATLQAQVPPRPYLDQLPPLLDRELFFGDPEISGAQLSPDGRWLTFIKPYNGVRNIWIKGIDEPFEAARPLTADERPVPGYFWSEDSRYVLYVQDKGGNEDFHVYAVDPTQPPDPETGVPPARDLTPYENTRAVIYAVPEATPGQILVGLNDRDPRWHDVYRIDLATGARTLVLRNEQELAGFTFDLEGRLRLATRIAEDGSTEILRVDGDTLIPVYTCSVEESCSPLRFHKDGRRVYLTTNRGDRDLIELVLFDPETGEETFVERDPEGEVDFGGAAFSDRTEELIATYYVGDRLRIYPKTEELAQDLEFLRSQLPEGELYPGSTTEDERLMLVTVQRDVDPGAVYLYDRRQRRVALLYRSRPELPSEHLAPMKAIRYRARDGVEIPAYLTLPKGVEPRGLSAVVLVHGGPWSRDMWGYDAFAQFLANRGYAVLQPNFRGSAGYGKAFLNAGNKQWGTGVMQHDITDGVRYLIESGIADPNYIAIMGGSYGGYATLAGLTFTPELYAAGVSIVGPSNLLTLLKTIPPYWAAVRRIFDTRVGNPDDPADRERLKAQSPFYHADRIRAPLLVIQGANDPRVKKTESDQIVVAARDNGVEVAYMVAPDEGHGFRGEMNRLAMIAEIERFLARHLGGRYQEEMSPELAAHLASLMVDPATVTLPDTLALAQAQRGALPEADGDRIRPLKLRYETTIQVQGQTFTIGSERTVQAVELEGRPAWMIVDHVRMPMGETADTSWVDRRTLRPIRRAARGMGTLVLNYADDRITGRLQSPMGAMAIDKELDAPVVGDGGAFDLYVAGLPLAEGYEATLRLFNPQQQEVRPVKLQVTGTQTVETPAGTFEVYVVRLEMLDGGPGSGTMHVLREAPHFSVLTEQQLPAQMGGGTAVTRLVALEQ; this is encoded by the coding sequence ATGTCTCGCTGGTTGTTTTTGATCGTCATGCTGGGGCTCGCCGCAACGCTGCAGGCGCAGGTGCCCCCACGGCCGTATCTGGACCAGTTGCCGCCGCTGCTGGACCGCGAACTGTTCTTCGGCGATCCGGAAATCTCCGGCGCGCAGCTCTCGCCGGACGGCCGCTGGTTGACCTTCATCAAGCCCTACAACGGCGTCCGCAACATCTGGATCAAGGGGATCGACGAGCCCTTCGAGGCCGCCCGGCCGCTGACGGCCGACGAGCGGCCCGTGCCCGGCTACTTCTGGAGCGAAGACAGCCGCTATGTGCTCTACGTGCAGGACAAGGGCGGTAATGAAGATTTTCACGTCTACGCCGTCGATCCCACGCAACCACCCGATCCCGAAACGGGCGTGCCGCCGGCGCGCGACCTGACGCCCTACGAGAACACGCGGGCCGTCATCTATGCGGTGCCCGAGGCCACACCGGGCCAGATTCTGGTGGGACTGAACGACCGAGATCCGCGCTGGCACGACGTGTACCGGATCGACCTGGCCACCGGCGCGCGCACGCTTGTGCTCAGAAACGAGCAGGAACTGGCCGGCTTCACGTTCGACCTGGAGGGCCGCCTCCGGCTGGCCACGCGCATTGCCGAGGACGGCAGCACGGAGATTCTCCGGGTGGACGGCGATACGCTGATCCCGGTCTATACCTGCTCGGTGGAGGAGTCCTGCAGTCCGTTGCGCTTCCATAAGGACGGCCGCCGCGTCTATCTGACGACGAACCGGGGCGACCGGGACCTGATCGAACTGGTGCTGTTCGATCCGGAAACCGGCGAGGAGACGTTCGTGGAGCGCGATCCGGAAGGCGAGGTGGACTTCGGCGGGGCGGCGTTTTCGGACCGGACGGAAGAACTGATCGCCACCTACTATGTGGGCGACCGGCTCCGGATCTATCCGAAAACCGAAGAACTGGCGCAGGATCTGGAATTTCTCCGGTCGCAGCTTCCGGAAGGCGAGCTGTATCCGGGCTCGACCACCGAAGACGAGCGGTTGATGCTGGTGACGGTGCAGCGCGACGTGGATCCGGGGGCCGTGTACCTGTACGACCGTCGGCAGCGTCGGGTGGCGCTGCTCTATCGGAGTCGGCCGGAGCTTCCGAGCGAGCACCTGGCGCCCATGAAAGCCATTCGCTACCGGGCGCGCGACGGCGTCGAGATTCCGGCCTATCTGACATTGCCGAAGGGCGTCGAGCCGCGGGGCCTGTCGGCCGTGGTGCTGGTGCACGGGGGGCCCTGGTCGCGCGACATGTGGGGGTACGATGCCTTCGCGCAGTTTCTGGCCAACCGGGGCTATGCCGTGTTGCAACCCAACTTCCGGGGGTCGGCCGGCTACGGCAAGGCTTTTCTCAACGCGGGTAACAAGCAGTGGGGCACGGGCGTGATGCAGCACGACATCACGGACGGCGTGCGCTACCTGATCGAAAGCGGCATTGCCGATCCGAACTACATCGCCATCATGGGCGGCTCCTACGGCGGGTACGCCACGCTGGCCGGGCTGACCTTCACGCCCGAGCTGTACGCGGCCGGGGTCTCGATCGTGGGGCCCTCGAATCTGCTCACGCTGCTCAAGACGATCCCCCCTTACTGGGCGGCCGTACGGCGGATTTTCGACACGCGCGTGGGCAACCCGGACGATCCGGCCGATCGGGAGCGGCTCAAAGCCCAGTCGCCGTTCTACCATGCCGACCGCATTCGGGCGCCGCTGCTGGTCATCCAGGGGGCCAACGATCCCCGCGTCAAGAAGACCGAAAGCGATCAGATCGTGGTGGCCGCCCGCGACAACGGCGTGGAAGTGGCCTACATGGTGGCGCCCGACGAAGGGCACGGCTTCCGGGGCGAGATGAACCGGCTGGCCATGATCGCCGAGATCGAGCGCTTTCTGGCGCGGCACCTGGGCGGGCGCTACCAGGAAGAGATGAGTCCGGAGTTGGCGGCGCACCTGGCCTCGCTCATGGTGGATCCGGCCACGGTTACGCTTCCCGATACGCTGGCCCTGGCACAGGCGCAGCGCGGGGCCCTTCCGGAAGCAGACGGCGACCGGATTCGTCCCCTCAAGCTACGCTACGAGACCACCATTCAGGTGCAGGGCCAGACCTTCACGATCGGCTCGGAGCGTACCGTGCAGGCGGTGGAGCTGGAAGGACGCCCGGCGTGGATGATCGTCGATCACGTGCGCATGCCCATGGGCGAGACCGCCGACACGTCGTGGGTGGATCGGCGCACGCTCCGGCCCATTCGCCGCGCGGCGCGGGGTATGGGTACGCTGGTGCTGAACTATGCGGACGACCGGATCACCGGCCGCCTGCAGTCGCCGATGGGAGCGATGGCGATCGATAAGGAACTGGACGCACCGGTCGTAGGAGACGGCGGGGCGTTCGATCTGTACGTGGCCGGGCTTCCGCTTGCGGAAGGCTACGAGGCGACGCTTCGCCTGTTCAATCCGCAGCAGCAGGAGGTGCGGCCCGTGAAGCTGCAGGTGACCGGCACGCAGACGGTCGAGACGCCGGCCGGTACGTTCGAAGTCTATGTCGTCCGGCTGGAAATGCTCGATGGCGGGCCCGGCAGCGGCACGATGCACGTACTCCGCGAGGCGCCGCACTTCAGCGTACTGACCGAGCAGCAGCTTCCGGCCCAGATGGGCGGCGGTACGGCCGTCACCCGGCTGGTTGCGCTGGAACAGTAG
- the nuoH gene encoding NADH-quinone oxidoreductase subunit NuoH, which yields MDLPLYWTALIAFLIINAMLLTASVLVYAERKISGFIQHRPGPNRVGPAGFLQPFADVVKLLFKEDIIPAQANRFIHALAPTIMVTIAMTVPALIPFARGVVIADIDVGVLAILALTSISVYGITLAGWSSNSKYSLLGGLRSSAQMISYELAMGTAVLSVILQAGSLNVSAIVEAQRDGWAILGWHVFTNPIGALIFIVTAFAETNRLPFDLPEAEQELVGGYHTEYSGMKFGMFFLAEYVNLFVASFVIATLFFGGYLVPFEPLLLKAFPALEGSVLLGLLQFLSLLAKTCFFAFLYIWVRWTFPRFKYNQLMTLGWKYLLPIGLANVILIALGVALFS from the coding sequence ATGGACCTGCCGCTGTACTGGACCGCGCTGATCGCTTTCCTGATCATCAACGCCATGCTGCTGACGGCGTCGGTGCTGGTGTACGCCGAGCGAAAGATCTCCGGCTTCATCCAGCACCGGCCGGGTCCCAACCGCGTCGGTCCCGCCGGTTTCCTGCAGCCGTTCGCCGACGTGGTCAAGCTGCTTTTCAAGGAAGACATCATTCCGGCCCAGGCCAACCGGTTCATCCATGCGCTGGCGCCCACCATCATGGTGACGATCGCGATGACGGTGCCGGCGCTCATTCCGTTTGCGCGGGGTGTGGTGATCGCCGACATCGACGTGGGCGTGCTGGCCATCCTGGCGCTCACTTCGATCAGCGTCTACGGGATCACGCTGGCGGGCTGGAGTTCGAACAGCAAGTACTCGCTGCTGGGCGGGCTGCGCTCTTCGGCCCAGATGATCTCCTACGAGCTGGCCATGGGCACGGCCGTGCTCTCGGTGATCCTGCAGGCCGGCTCGCTGAACGTGAGCGCCATCGTCGAGGCCCAGCGCGACGGATGGGCCATCCTCGGCTGGCACGTGTTCACGAACCCGATCGGCGCGCTGATCTTCATCGTCACGGCCTTTGCCGAGACGAACCGGCTGCCGTTCGACCTGCCCGAGGCCGAGCAGGAGCTGGTCGGTGGCTACCACACCGAATACAGCGGCATGAAGTTCGGCATGTTCTTCCTGGCCGAATATGTGAACCTGTTCGTCGCCTCGTTCGTGATCGCGACGCTCTTTTTCGGCGGGTATCTGGTGCCGTTCGAACCGCTGCTGCTCAAAGCCTTCCCGGCGCTGGAAGGAAGCGTGCTGCTGGGTCTGCTGCAGTTCCTGTCGCTGCTGGCCAAGACCTGCTTCTTCGCCTTCCTGTACATCTGGGTGCGCTGGACCTTCCCGCGCTTCAAGTACAACCAGCTCATGACGCTGGGCTGGAAGTACCTGCTGCCCATCGGGCTGGCGAACGTGATCCTGATTGCCCTCGGCGTGGCCCTGTTTTCGTGA
- the rpe gene encoding ribulose-phosphate 3-epimerase: MVILAPSILSADFARLGEQCREALEAGADWIHIDVMDGHFVPNITMGPLVVEALRPLADELGAVLDVHLMVERPERFLEDFARAGADNLTVHVEATPHLHRALDEIRRLGKKVGVALNPATPLSALEEVLPLVDLILVMTVDPGFGGQDYIPSSTLKVQRLRRLLNAIGSHAYIEVDGGIYPHNVAEVVRAGATVIVAGSAIFNRHAPVAQNVAAFRQALLLEA, translated from the coding sequence ATGGTGATCCTGGCGCCCTCCATCCTGTCGGCCGATTTTGCCCGGCTGGGCGAGCAATGCCGGGAAGCGCTGGAGGCCGGCGCCGACTGGATCCATATCGACGTGATGGACGGCCACTTCGTGCCGAACATCACGATGGGGCCGCTGGTGGTCGAGGCGCTCCGCCCGCTGGCCGATGAGCTGGGTGCCGTGCTCGACGTGCACCTGATGGTGGAGCGGCCCGAGCGCTTTCTGGAAGACTTCGCCCGCGCCGGGGCCGACAACCTGACCGTCCACGTGGAGGCCACGCCACATCTGCACCGGGCGCTGGACGAGATCCGCCGCCTCGGCAAAAAAGTCGGCGTGGCGCTCAATCCGGCCACGCCCCTTTCGGCCCTGGAAGAAGTGCTGCCGCTGGTCGATCTGATTCTGGTGATGACCGTCGATCCGGGCTTCGGCGGTCAGGACTACATTCCCTCCAGCACGCTGAAGGTGCAGCGCCTGCGCCGGCTGCTGAACGCCATCGGCTCGCATGCCTATATCGAAGTGGACGGCGGGATCTATCCGCACAACGTGGCCGAAGTGGTGCGGGCCGGCGCCACGGTGATCGTGGCCGGAAGCGCCATCTTCAACCGCCACGCGCCCGTCGCCCAGAACGTGGCGGCCTTCCGCCAGGCGTTGCTGCTGGAGGCCTGA
- the priA gene encoding replication restart helicase PriA translates to MTAPPDIVQVALPLPLLQVFSYRVPPEWREAVRPGCRVLVPFGRRHLTGVVVPELPPDPLPSPLKPILDVLDDTPALTDELLRLTRWMADYYVCGWGEVIRAALPPGLEIESRRRLYPGHPPAEPPGERAAAVLRFVAEHPGTTIRRLRQELRFASYALLHRLVARGWLQLEESLEAPRVQIKKEQHVRFAPAYRTPAAQEAVLEKLRGARQRALVTALQALRLEGVAEPTRAELLARADASPATLRRLVELGVLELVEKEVIRSPLEAEPVPKAAPVTFHPEQQAALDRITEAIEARRFETFLLHGVTGSGKTEVYIAALKRVRAQGRTGIILVPEIALTPQTVRRFRAHFGDEVAVLHSRMSDGERYDTWRQLRAGRYPIVIGPRSAVLAPLENLGLIVVDEEHERSYKQFDPAPRYHARDVAVYRAYLNGAVCVLGSATPSLESYLNARSGKYTLLEMRRRAPAVGHTPARLPSVRLVDLRHTRLVNGNPLAPPLARAIAQRLERGEQVILLQNRRGFAPVLECAECGWSPHCPHCSVTLTYHKVQHQLRCHYCGYATRHPGTCRQCGAAALEPLGIGTQRVEEALRALFPEARVLRMDLDTTRGRRAHHRLLDRFARGEADILLGTQMVAKGLDFPRVTLVGVVNADTGLLLPDFRADEHTFQLLMQVAGRAGRADRPGEVLLQTRNPDHRVFRYLLRHDYAGLARELLAERHQLGYPPYARLAVLECSGPDEARVAELARSWTEHFQQVCHQHAGGHLIDTLGPTPALHERLKGRYRYHVLVKVPRRTGAPPLQPLLRQALETFPPLPRAYRLTLDIDPAGLS, encoded by the coding sequence ATGACGGCTCCGCCCGACATCGTGCAGGTCGCGCTGCCCCTGCCATTGCTGCAGGTCTTTTCCTACCGGGTTCCCCCGGAATGGCGGGAAGCCGTGCGACCGGGCTGCCGGGTGCTGGTCCCTTTCGGCCGACGACACCTGACCGGCGTGGTGGTGCCCGAACTGCCGCCCGATCCGCTCCCTTCGCCGCTCAAGCCCATCCTGGACGTCCTCGACGACACCCCGGCGCTGACCGACGAGCTGCTCCGGCTGACGCGCTGGATGGCCGACTACTACGTGTGCGGCTGGGGCGAGGTCATCCGCGCCGCGCTGCCTCCCGGGCTCGAAATCGAAAGCCGCCGCCGCCTGTATCCCGGCCATCCGCCGGCGGAGCCGCCCGGCGAGCGCGCGGCGGCCGTGCTCCGCTTCGTGGCCGAACACCCGGGCACCACGATCCGCCGCCTGCGCCAGGAGCTGCGCTTCGCTTCCTACGCCCTGCTGCACCGGCTGGTCGCCAGAGGCTGGCTCCAGCTCGAAGAATCGCTCGAAGCCCCGCGCGTCCAGATCAAAAAGGAACAGCACGTACGCTTTGCGCCGGCCTACCGGACGCCCGCCGCCCAGGAAGCGGTGCTGGAGAAGCTACGGGGTGCCCGTCAGCGGGCGCTCGTCACGGCCCTGCAGGCGCTGCGGCTGGAGGGCGTCGCCGAGCCCACCCGGGCCGAACTGCTTGCCCGCGCCGACGCTTCGCCGGCCACGTTGCGCCGGCTGGTCGAACTGGGCGTGCTGGAACTGGTCGAAAAAGAAGTGATCCGCTCGCCGCTGGAGGCCGAACCGGTACCCAAGGCCGCCCCGGTCACGTTCCACCCGGAGCAGCAGGCGGCGCTGGACCGCATTACCGAGGCGATCGAGGCGCGGCGTTTCGAGACGTTCCTGCTGCACGGAGTTACCGGGAGCGGCAAGACCGAAGTGTACATCGCCGCACTGAAGCGCGTGCGCGCTCAGGGACGGACGGGCATCATCCTGGTGCCCGAGATCGCCCTGACGCCCCAGACAGTGCGGCGCTTCCGCGCCCATTTCGGCGACGAGGTGGCCGTGCTGCACTCGCGCATGAGCGACGGCGAGCGCTACGACACCTGGCGTCAGCTTCGTGCCGGCCGCTACCCCATCGTGATCGGTCCGCGCTCGGCCGTGCTGGCTCCGCTGGAAAACCTGGGGCTGATCGTGGTCGACGAAGAGCACGAGCGTTCCTACAAGCAGTTCGATCCGGCCCCGCGCTACCATGCCCGCGACGTGGCCGTCTACCGCGCCTACCTGAACGGGGCCGTCTGCGTGCTCGGCTCGGCCACGCCCAGCCTCGAAAGCTACCTGAACGCCCGAAGCGGCAAGTACACGCTACTGGAAATGCGCCGGCGGGCACCGGCCGTCGGGCACACGCCGGCCCGACTGCCGAGCGTCCGCCTCGTCGATCTGCGCCACACGCGCCTGGTCAACGGCAACCCGCTGGCGCCGCCGCTGGCGCGGGCCATTGCGCAACGCTTAGAACGTGGCGAGCAGGTCATCCTGCTACAGAACCGCCGGGGCTTTGCGCCCGTGCTGGAATGCGCCGAATGCGGCTGGTCGCCCCACTGCCCGCACTGCTCCGTCACGCTCACCTACCACAAGGTGCAGCACCAGCTGCGCTGCCACTACTGCGGCTACGCCACGCGACACCCCGGCACCTGCCGGCAATGCGGTGCGGCGGCGCTCGAGCCGCTGGGCATCGGCACGCAACGCGTCGAAGAAGCGCTGCGGGCGCTGTTTCCGGAAGCCCGCGTGCTCCGCATGGACCTCGACACCACGCGCGGCCGCCGTGCCCACCACCGGCTGCTCGACCGCTTCGCCCGGGGCGAGGCCGACATCCTGCTCGGCACCCAGATGGTCGCCAAGGGGCTCGACTTTCCGCGTGTGACGCTCGTGGGCGTGGTCAACGCCGACACGGGCCTGCTGCTGCCCGACTTTCGCGCCGACGAACACACCTTTCAGCTCCTGATGCAGGTGGCCGGACGCGCCGGCCGCGCCGATCGCCCCGGCGAGGTGCTGCTCCAGACACGCAACCCCGACCACCGCGTCTTCCGCTACCTGCTCCGGCACGACTACGCCGGGCTGGCGCGCGAGCTGCTGGCCGAACGGCACCAGCTCGGCTATCCGCCCTATGCCCGGCTGGCCGTGCTCGAATGCAGCGGCCCCGACGAAGCGCGCGTGGCCGAGCTGGCCCGGAGCTGGACCGAACACTTTCAGCAGGTGTGCCACCAGCACGCCGGCGGCCATCTGATCGACACGCTGGGCCCCACCCCGGCGCTGCACGAACGCCTCAAAGGGCGCTACCGCTACCACGTGCTCGTCAAGGTGCCCCGCCGCACCGGGGCGCCCCCGCTTCAGCCGCTGCTCCGCCAGGCGCTGGAGACCTTCCCGCCCCTGCCCCGCGCCTATCGCCTCACGCTCGACATCGACCCGGCCGGACTGAGCTGA
- a CDS encoding zinc-dependent metalloprotease — MLLLGLWLALSTTLQAQPVPLFEAVSASLQALGPQAQQRQQVLQKLPMVQQLQVVRLPAQLWRYRSFELAVNAAGRLVPGHGKGLGTLTVRRGELSVLSEEAVAWNGRIYVGSDTSEAVGEVSLVVLRTGAVTGQVLLGDAEYWVRPLGGGLHALVTIDPSKYPKERPTSPYHDGGGPGEAGLNDAAESVQPEKAVEHETQATSMGSCAQEEAAAAGAVVQSRCSPEVVRVLVLYTPAAAQGRDIDGIIYAALNDANQAYRNSQINNLELRLVHKRSFSFTVQSIPEDDVEQLASDAQAQALRDQYQADVVVLLIDSNVGRWDSTYGVAGVILSGTTGEQLRNIGEANQKAYAIVQVDYASAGQYTLAHEIGHIQGARHDPEDDNYCCPEVGVPYGRGNRFSVYSCDPFWPFKCGRDYYATIMAYTWRWMYPDRYYQRIRYFSSPNVTYRGVTIGSSDRNNARVLRETADVVADFRDPNELRATFFYTSDNFPYEGTYTFTAQPCGGRGTLSYQWRKCADPFTCGPVLGTGATFTTYLAPGSNYIQLTVQSSAGQAYTALREVYVLDSSCGEEIFCAQAVGGDTLQVVQERLSAERLPAAPELEGLYPNPAGDRVVVRFGLPEASEVELMVYDVLGRAVVRRRPGRMEAGWHREVLMTDGWPAGRYVVVLRVGERTLSKTLMRIR; from the coding sequence ATGCTCCTACTGGGGCTCTGGCTGGCACTGAGCACGACGCTGCAGGCCCAACCGGTGCCACTCTTTGAAGCCGTTTCAGCCTCGCTGCAGGCGCTCGGACCGCAGGCGCAGCAGCGGCAACAGGTATTGCAAAAGCTTCCGATGGTACAGCAGCTTCAGGTGGTGCGGCTTCCGGCGCAGCTCTGGCGCTATCGTTCGTTTGAGCTGGCGGTGAACGCGGCGGGTCGGCTGGTGCCGGGCCATGGCAAAGGGCTCGGCACGTTGACGGTGCGGCGTGGAGAACTTTCGGTACTTTCGGAGGAGGCGGTGGCCTGGAACGGACGGATTTACGTGGGTTCGGACACGTCGGAGGCGGTGGGCGAGGTGTCTTTGGTGGTGTTGCGGACGGGTGCGGTGACGGGCCAGGTGCTGCTGGGCGATGCGGAGTACTGGGTGCGGCCGCTGGGTGGTGGGCTGCACGCACTGGTGACGATCGACCCGTCGAAGTATCCGAAGGAGCGGCCGACGAGTCCGTACCATGACGGTGGTGGCCCAGGCGAGGCGGGGTTGAACGATGCGGCGGAGTCGGTACAGCCCGAGAAAGCCGTAGAGCATGAGACACAGGCGACCTCGATGGGAAGCTGCGCGCAGGAGGAAGCGGCGGCTGCAGGTGCGGTGGTGCAGAGTCGTTGTAGTCCGGAGGTGGTGCGGGTATTGGTGTTGTACACGCCGGCGGCGGCGCAGGGTCGGGACATTGACGGGATCATTTATGCGGCCCTGAACGACGCGAACCAGGCCTATCGCAACAGCCAGATCAATAACCTGGAGCTCCGCCTCGTCCACAAACGGTCGTTTAGTTTTACAGTTCAAAGTATTCCTGAAGATGACGTTGAGCAATTAGCGAGCGATGCGCAGGCGCAGGCGTTGCGGGACCAGTATCAGGCGGACGTGGTGGTGCTGCTGATCGACTCGAATGTAGGACGGTGGGACAGCACATATGGAGTGGCCGGAGTGATCCTGTCCGGCACGACTGGAGAGCAATTGCGCAATATTGGAGAGGCCAATCAGAAGGCCTATGCAATCGTGCAGGTCGATTACGCCAGTGCGGGACAATACACGCTGGCACACGAGATCGGGCACATTCAGGGAGCGCGGCATGATCCGGAAGACGACAACTACTGCTGCCCGGAGGTAGGCGTTCCGTATGGTCGCGGCAATCGCTTTTCCGTGTACAGTTGTGATCCGTTCTGGCCTTTTAAGTGCGGTCGCGATTACTATGCCACCATCATGGCCTATACGTGGCGGTGGATGTATCCAGACAGGTATTACCAGCGCATTCGATATTTTTCCAGCCCGAACGTAACCTACCGCGGCGTAACGATCGGGAGTTCGGATCGGAACAACGCGCGCGTGTTGCGGGAGACGGCCGATGTGGTGGCCGACTTCCGGGATCCGAACGAGCTGCGGGCCACGTTTTTCTACACGTCAGACAACTTCCCCTACGAGGGCACCTACACGTTCACGGCGCAGCCCTGCGGCGGGCGGGGCACGCTGAGCTACCAGTGGCGCAAGTGTGCCGATCCGTTCACCTGTGGGCCGGTGCTGGGCACCGGGGCGACGTTCACGACCTATCTGGCGCCGGGGTCGAACTACATTCAGCTAACGGTGCAGAGCAGCGCGGGGCAGGCGTACACCGCGTTGCGGGAGGTGTACGTGCTGGATTCGAGCTGTGGAGAAGAGATTTTCTGTGCGCAGGCGGTGGGTGGTGATACGCTGCAGGTGGTGCAGGAGCGGTTGTCGGCGGAGCGATTGCCGGCGGCGCCGGAGCTTGAGGGGTTGTATCCGAACCCGGCGGGTGATCGGGTGGTGGTACGGTTCGGGTTGCCGGAGGCGTCGGAGGTGGAGCTTATGGTTTACGACGTGCTGGGTCGGGCGGTGGTGCGTCGGCGGCCGGGTCGCATGGAGGCGGGCTGGCATCGGGAGGTGCTGATGACAGACGGATGGCCGGCGGGGCGCTACGTGGTGGTGCTGCGGGTTGGCGAACGGACGCTGAGCAAGACGCTGATGCGGATTCGGTAA
- the yajC gene encoding preprotein translocase subunit YajC, with protein MWYNILLAGQPAEGAPNPLVTFLPLILIFVVFYFFLIRPQKKKEEQRQKMIAALKKGDKVVTIGGIHGTVTQVDDTSILLQVDSNTKLRVEKSAVATVLSKD; from the coding sequence ATGTGGTACAACATCCTGCTGGCCGGCCAGCCTGCCGAAGGTGCTCCCAACCCGCTGGTCACCTTCCTGCCGCTGATTCTGATTTTCGTGGTGTTCTATTTCTTTCTGATTCGTCCTCAGAAGAAGAAAGAAGAGCAGCGCCAGAAGATGATCGCGGCGCTCAAGAAGGGCGACAAGGTGGTGACCATCGGCGGCATTCACGGGACGGTTACCCAGGTAGACGATACCAGCATCCTGCTGCAGGTCGATAGCAACACGAAGCTGCGCGTCGAGAAGTCGGCCGTGGCTACCGTGCTCTCCAAAGACTGA
- a CDS encoding bifunctional 3,4-dihydroxy-2-butanone-4-phosphate synthase/GTP cyclohydrolase II, with the protein MAEKPMNPHPEQATCPCCNGATSEAPEASSESFRFDTIEDAIADIRAGKLVIVVDDEDRENEGDFIGAAEKITPELVNFMTKYGRGLICVALTPERTVELDLDLMTPTNTALHETAFTVSVDYRHGTTTGISAADRAATIRALADPSARPEDFARPGHVFPLRARPGGVLRRAGHTEAAVDLARLAGLYPAGVLVEILNDDGTMARVPELMEIARRFGLRIITIKDLIAYRMRTERLINRLVEVDLPTKYGHFRLIAYEERYTGDVHLALVKGSWTEDEPVLVRVHSQCVTGDIFGSLRCDCGEQLAAAMRRVEEEGRGVVLYMKQEGRGIGLVNKLRAYKLQDEQGLDTVEANLALGFQMDHRDYGIGCQILRDLGIRKLRLMTNNPRKRVGLAGYGLEIVERVPIEIPPNEVNRRYLLTKRDRMGHLILNHLDAHDQEALGKLL; encoded by the coding sequence ATGGCCGAAAAGCCGATGAACCCGCATCCCGAGCAGGCTACCTGCCCCTGCTGCAACGGCGCGACGTCGGAAGCGCCGGAGGCGTCGTCCGAGTCGTTTCGTTTCGACACGATCGAAGATGCCATTGCCGACATCCGGGCGGGCAAGCTGGTCATCGTCGTAGACGACGAGGACCGGGAAAACGAAGGGGACTTCATCGGCGCGGCCGAAAAGATCACGCCCGAGCTGGTCAACTTCATGACCAAGTACGGGCGCGGACTCATCTGCGTGGCGCTCACGCCCGAGCGGACGGTCGAGCTGGACCTCGACCTGATGACGCCCACCAATACGGCGCTGCACGAAACGGCCTTCACCGTGTCGGTCGATTACCGACACGGCACCACGACGGGCATCTCGGCCGCCGACCGGGCCGCCACGATCCGGGCGCTGGCCGACCCGTCGGCGCGTCCGGAGGACTTCGCGCGGCCGGGACACGTCTTCCCGCTGCGGGCACGTCCGGGCGGCGTGCTGCGCCGGGCCGGCCACACGGAAGCCGCCGTCGATCTGGCGCGGCTGGCCGGACTGTATCCGGCGGGCGTGCTCGTCGAGATCCTGAACGACGACGGCACGATGGCCCGCGTGCCCGAACTCATGGAGATCGCCCGGCGCTTCGGGCTGCGCATCATCACGATCAAGGACCTGATCGCCTACCGGATGCGCACCGAGCGCCTGATCAATCGACTGGTGGAAGTCGATCTCCCCACTAAATACGGCCACTTCCGCCTGATCGCCTACGAGGAGCGCTACACGGGCGATGTGCACCTGGCGCTCGTCAAGGGCTCCTGGACCGAAGACGAGCCGGTGCTCGTGCGCGTCCACTCGCAATGCGTCACGGGCGACATCTTCGGCTCGCTGCGCTGCGACTGCGGCGAGCAGCTGGCGGCGGCCATGCGGCGCGTCGAAGAAGAAGGCCGGGGCGTCGTGCTCTACATGAAGCAGGAAGGGCGCGGCATCGGACTCGTCAACAAGCTGCGGGCCTACAAGCTCCAGGATGAACAGGGCCTCGACACGGTCGAGGCCAACCTGGCGCTGGGCTTTCAGATGGACCACCGCGACTACGGGATCGGATGCCAGATCCTGCGCGACCTCGGCATCCGCAAGCTCCGGCTGATGACGAACAACCCGCGCAAGCGCGTCGGTCTGGCCGGCTACGGCCTGGAGATCGTCGAGCGCGTACCCATCGAGATCCCCCCCAACGAGGTCAACCGCCGCTACCTGCTCACCAAGCGCGACCGCATGGGCCACCTGATCCTGAACCACCTGGACGCGCACGATCAGGAAGCCCTGGGCAAGTTGCTCTAA